A single genomic interval of Methanococcus voltae harbors:
- a CDS encoding nucleotidyltransferase domain-containing protein — MKAVDKIYWAYYNQKSGIGFEKNQVHYFSELRELTGLSHSSLQNSLSKMEKDGLIEKIKEKSNTYYKLTDNKFNYLKFISFDIDKFENLHRNVKMPLRKFIEECPKNIDFIILFGSASRMEEQRGSDIDLLVVISSFENLELQKLYDEEMRVLIEKAKKKANSKSMYPLSIFYTNYDNYAKYTNLDGIGGKYGNVDHVLEQAKKTGFPILGHQKYYGIF; from the coding sequence ATGAAAGCTGTTGACAAAATATATTGGGCATATTATAATCAAAAATCGGGAATTGGATTTGAAAAAAACCAAGTTCATTATTTTAGCGAATTAAGGGAACTTACGGGGCTTTCTCATAGTTCTTTACAGAATTCTCTTTCAAAAATGGAAAAAGATGGACTTATTGAAAAAATTAAGGAAAAATCTAATACGTATTATAAATTAACAGACAATAAATTTAACTATTTAAAATTTATCAGTTTTGATATTGATAAATTTGAAAATTTACATAGAAATGTTAAAATGCCGTTGCGTAAATTTATTGAGGAATGTCCAAAAAACATTGATTTTATAATTCTTTTTGGCTCTGCTTCTCGAATGGAAGAGCAACGTGGGAGCGATATCGATTTATTGGTTGTAATCAGTAGTTTTGAAAATTTAGAACTTCAAAAACTTTACGATGAAGAAATGAGAGTTTTAATTGAAAAAGCTAAAAAAAAAGCTAATTCTAAATCAATGTATCCGTTAAGTATATTTTATACAAATTACGACAATTATGCGAAATATACAAATTTAGATGGTATTGGGGGTAAGTACGGTAATGTAGACCACGTACTTGAACAGGCTAAAAAAACAGGGTTTCCGATATTGGGGCATCAAAAATATTATGGCATATTTTAG